A genomic segment from Chthoniobacterales bacterium encodes:
- the carB gene encoding carbamoyl-phosphate synthase large subunit, which translates to MPKDSSIRKILLIGSGPIIIGQGCEFDYSGVQACKALKEEGYQVVLVNSNPATIMTDPEFADRTYIEPITPAVVEKILERERPDALLPTLGGQTALNCAMDLHHSGVLEKYGVRLIGANAEAIKRGEDRQLFKDIMLEIGLDVPKSGTAHSMAEAQEVAAHIGTMPLIIRPAFTLGGTGGGIAYNRDEFEEIVKRGLDLSPTTEVLIEESLLGWKEYEMEVMRDRADNCVVICSIENFDPMGVHTGDSITVAPIQTLTDKEYQCMRDASFAVIRAIGVETGGSNIQFATHPQTGRMIVIEMNPRVSRSSALASKATGFPIAKIAAKLAVGYTLDELKNDITRETPACFEPTIDYVVTKIPRFTFEKFPQADPTLTTQMKSVGEAMAIGRTFKESFQKALRSLEIGRFGFGSDGKDATFDIPELERLLRVPTVGRVFAIHAAFRSGYSVEKIHELSRIDPWFLHNLREIADFEFTGDNWRKAKKLGFSDRQLGVLTGRPESEIRKARKAAGVLPTYRLVDTCAAEFEAYTPYFYSTYGDEDEARPTDKKKVMILGGGPNRIGQGIEFDYCCVHAAFALKEEGWETIMVNSNPETVSTDYDTSDKLFFEPLTLEDVLNIYENEKCDAVVVQFGGQTPLNLAAALQANGCNIIGTQPKSIEMAEDRKHFAAMLDKLGLQQTPGGTATNEDEAVAVAAKIGYPVLVRPSFVLGGRAMEIVYNEDDLRGYIERAAEASPERPILVDRFLEDATEVDVDCIADGETCVIGGIMEHIEQAGIHSGDSACVIPTFSLTEKSLETIKAATKAMAKELEVRGLMNVQFAVKDEQVYIIEVNPRASRTSPFVGKAIGVPLPKLAAKIMAGRTLKELGFTEEIVPAHFSVKEAVFPFIKFPGIDITLGPEMRSTGEVMGIDGDFGSAYAKAQMAAAPALPDGGNVFISVKDRDKAAVAPIAREFADLGFKLFATAGTASVLKEAGLEATVLQRLNEGRPTALDMIKNGDIHFIVNTPSGEQPRKDEVVIRSAAVANRVATMTTLRAARASAAAIRAIRERGLKVKSLQEYHG; encoded by the coding sequence ATGCCCAAAGATTCTTCGATCCGTAAAATTCTCCTCATCGGCTCCGGCCCCATCATCATTGGGCAGGGGTGCGAGTTCGACTACTCCGGCGTCCAGGCCTGCAAGGCCCTGAAGGAGGAAGGCTACCAGGTGGTGCTCGTAAACTCGAATCCGGCGACGATCATGACCGATCCGGAATTCGCGGATCGCACCTACATCGAGCCGATCACCCCGGCCGTCGTCGAAAAGATCCTCGAGCGCGAACGCCCCGACGCCCTGCTGCCCACGCTCGGCGGCCAGACGGCGCTGAATTGCGCGATGGATCTGCACCACTCCGGCGTGCTGGAGAAATATGGCGTGCGGCTGATCGGCGCGAATGCGGAGGCGATCAAGCGCGGCGAGGACCGCCAGCTTTTCAAGGACATCATGCTCGAGATCGGGCTGGACGTTCCGAAATCCGGCACCGCGCACTCGATGGCGGAGGCCCAGGAGGTGGCGGCGCACATCGGCACGATGCCGCTCATCATTCGCCCGGCCTTCACGCTCGGCGGCACGGGCGGCGGCATCGCCTACAATCGCGACGAATTCGAGGAGATCGTGAAACGCGGTCTCGACCTCTCGCCGACGACCGAGGTGCTCATCGAGGAATCGCTGCTCGGCTGGAAGGAATACGAAATGGAAGTCATGCGCGACCGAGCGGACAACTGCGTCGTCATCTGCTCGATCGAGAATTTCGACCCGATGGGCGTGCACACCGGCGACTCGATCACCGTGGCGCCGATCCAGACGCTGACGGACAAGGAATACCAGTGCATGCGCGACGCGTCGTTTGCCGTCATCCGCGCGATCGGCGTGGAAACGGGCGGCTCGAACATCCAGTTCGCCACGCACCCGCAGACGGGCCGCATGATCGTCATCGAAATGAACCCGCGGGTGTCGCGGAGTTCCGCGCTGGCCTCGAAGGCGACCGGCTTCCCGATCGCGAAGATCGCCGCGAAACTCGCGGTGGGCTACACGCTCGACGAGCTCAAGAACGACATCACGCGCGAGACGCCGGCGTGTTTCGAGCCGACGATCGACTACGTCGTCACGAAGATCCCGCGGTTCACGTTCGAGAAATTCCCGCAGGCCGACCCGACGCTCACGACGCAGATGAAGAGCGTGGGCGAGGCGATGGCCATCGGCCGCACGTTCAAGGAGTCGTTCCAGAAGGCGCTGCGCTCGCTGGAGATCGGCCGCTTTGGCTTCGGCAGCGATGGCAAGGACGCGACGTTCGACATTCCCGAGCTCGAGCGCCTGCTGCGCGTGCCCACGGTGGGCCGCGTCTTCGCGATCCACGCCGCGTTCCGCTCCGGCTACAGCGTGGAGAAGATTCACGAGCTGTCGCGGATCGATCCGTGGTTCCTCCACAACCTTCGAGAGATCGCGGACTTCGAATTCACCGGCGACAACTGGCGCAAGGCGAAGAAGCTCGGCTTCAGCGACCGCCAGCTCGGCGTGCTCACGGGCAGGCCCGAGTCGGAGATTCGCAAGGCGCGCAAGGCGGCCGGGGTGCTGCCGACGTATCGCCTCGTCGACACGTGCGCGGCGGAGTTCGAGGCCTACACGCCATATTTTTATTCGACCTACGGCGACGAGGACGAAGCGCGCCCGACCGACAAGAAGAAGGTGATGATCCTCGGCGGCGGGCCAAACCGCATCGGCCAGGGCATCGAGTTCGACTACTGCTGCGTGCACGCCGCCTTCGCGCTCAAGGAAGAGGGCTGGGAGACGATCATGGTGAACTCGAACCCGGAGACGGTTTCGACGGACTACGACACCAGCGACAAGCTGTTCTTCGAGCCGCTCACGCTCGAGGACGTGCTGAACATCTACGAGAACGAGAAATGCGACGCCGTCGTCGTGCAATTCGGCGGGCAGACACCGCTGAACCTCGCCGCCGCGCTCCAGGCGAACGGCTGCAACATCATCGGCACGCAGCCGAAGAGCATCGAGATGGCGGAAGACCGCAAGCACTTCGCCGCGATGCTGGATAAACTGGGCCTCCAGCAGACGCCCGGCGGCACCGCGACGAATGAGGACGAAGCCGTGGCCGTGGCCGCGAAGATCGGCTACCCCGTGCTCGTGCGCCCGAGCTTCGTGCTCGGCGGTCGCGCGATGGAAATCGTCTACAACGAGGACGACCTGCGCGGCTACATCGAGCGTGCCGCCGAGGCCAGCCCCGAGCGCCCGATCCTCGTCGATCGTTTCCTCGAAGACGCCACCGAGGTCGACGTCGATTGCATCGCCGACGGCGAGACGTGCGTGATCGGCGGCATCATGGAGCACATCGAGCAGGCTGGCATTCACTCCGGCGACAGCGCGTGCGTCATTCCCACCTTTTCGCTCACCGAAAAATCGCTTGAGACAATCAAGGCCGCCACGAAAGCAATGGCGAAGGAGCTCGAAGTCCGCGGCCTCATGAACGTCCAGTTCGCCGTGAAGGACGAGCAGGTCTACATCATCGAGGTGAACCCGCGCGCCAGCCGCACGTCCCCCTTCGTCGGCAAGGCCATCGGCGTGCCGCTCCCGAAGCTGGCTGCGAAGATCATGGCCGGCAGGACGCTCAAGGAGCTCGGCTTCACCGAGGAGATCGTGCCCGCGCATTTCTCCGTGAAGGAAGCCGTCTTCCCGTTCATCAAGTTCCCCGGCATCGACATCACGCTCGGGCCGGAGATGCGCTCAACCGGCGAAGTGATGGGCATCGACGGCGACTTCGGCAGCGCCTACGCGAAGGCCCAGATGGCCGCCGCGCCCGCCCTGCCCGACGGCGGCAACGTCTTCATCAGCGTGAAGGACCGCGACAAGGCGGCCGTCGCGCCGATTGCCCGGGAGTTTGCCGACCTCGGTTTCAAGCTCTTCGCCACCGCCGGCACGGCCAGCGTGCTGAAGGAAGCCGGCCTCGAGGCCACCGTGCTCCAGCGCCTGAACGAAGGTCGCCCGACCGCCCTCGACATGATCAAGAACGGCGACATCCACTTCATCGTGAACACACCGAGTGGCGAGCAACCCCGCAAGGACGAGGTCGTGATCCGGAGCGCCGCCGTGGCGAACCGCGTCGCGACGATGACCACCCTGCGCGCCGCCCGAGCCAGCGCCGCCGCGATCCGCGCCATTCGCGAACGCGGCCTCAAGGTCAAGAGCCTGCAGGAATACCACGGGTAG